TACCGACTCAAGAAAATAGGCCTCTACCACCAGGGGCCAGCCAGTCGCAGCGCCCCATTAATATATTCTAACAGTCCTGGGCAGCCCTGCCTCCGGCCGGGTGGCCGCCAATGGCCTGGGGCCATGGCCCCTCAGGAACTGCATCCATCCTGGAGCGCTCCCTACTCAGCTGGCCCGCTCCCGAGCTCTCGAGGGAAGCTCCCCCAGACTCCAGTTGTGCCCACCCGCATGTTCACCTGGCTGGGGCGGGAACAGGTCTTTGCTCACAGACACTTTCAGAACCTGCCCCGCGCCGTCCTCCCACAAGCAGGAACCTGACACCCCCTCGAAAGACCTCAGCTGGGACAAGGAACCTGCGAGTGACAACGTTCTCTGTCGCCTCTCACGCAAACAGCCCAGCAGGCCGCCGCCACCAACTGGCCCGGGCAGCCGCGGGTGACAACCGCGCCGCGCCCACGCTCCTGAGCCAGGATCCCCCCCTGCTCCTGCCGGCACCGGGAAGCCCACCCACCCTCTGCACTAACCTGGCGGCCTTGGCCCAGCCCCGATTCCCACGCCGGACCGGCTCCACTGGACTAGGAAGCTTCCGGGTGTGCGCGAAGCGCAGGGGCGGTGCCCCAGGCCGAGCAGCCCCGTCAGCACCGGCGTCCCGCCCCCAATGCTCCCAGCAGTGTCTTCCCGCCCACTGTCCTCCGCCGCCAGTCCCCAGCCTCTGGGCAAAGCCCACCTGGTCCGTTTAGCAGGTAAGACATTGGCGCCCGAGGTTAGACGGCAAGAAGAACTGCCCACGCCAAAAGACTTCGGGCGCTTTCGGCTCTTACGAGCCCGGGGGACCCCAAGTTGAGAGCTGCCCCGCTTTCTCAAGCAGGGTGCGGACAGATCAACAAAGGGGCACCCCTTGGACACCAGAATTTTCTAGTGACGTCTGGGTGGGGAGGGTTTGAGCTCGATGATCTCCGACCTCTCCTTATCCTTCACACTCGGAGTGGGGTGCGGGTGGGTCCAAGTTCAAGCCTGGCCGCGGGTATCTGAAGTCCCAGGATACTTGAGGCGCAAATTGTAGCAGAGACCGTTAGCTTGGAAAATAATGGGGAAATAGAAAACTGGCAAGTGGTGTGAAACGTTGTGTAGGAAAACCTTCAAGCACCCTAAAATAAAATCGGCAACTTCGAAGAGGACGCACACTTTCCAATAAAGGCTGCGCTCCGGAATGGGTCTGAAGAATTCCAGCTGAACCGAAACTGCCCAACCTGACCTTGGACTGCTCCGGAGTCAGGATCGAAACTACAACCCAGGACCCGTCAGGCCCCAGAACCCGAAGCTTTTCTCCGCCCAACCGACCTTTCTTTGGAAGCACCCGGGACGTCTTCCCAGTGAAGtgcaggaaaggaaggagcctCCCCCTCAGAGCAGATTCGGCGGTGCCCCACCCGCACCCCCGCTTCCTGATTGGCTGGCGGTCCCGGCCAATTAAAAGTCTTCTCCGGTGCCCCCGCCCTATTAACCCTATCGTCACTCTCTAGTGACTGGCTTGGCTGGGATGCGGTCTCTCAACTGGGGACCTCTGAAGTCAACTGGCACTTGTTGAAattcagattcctgggccctaCTTTTTCTGGAGAGCCTGATTTAGTAGGTGGGGAGGTAGAATCTGTATTGTGAACAAGTGTccgggtgattctgatgcaccgccccccccccccccccgccgtctgAGAAGCCCTCATTTCAATGGCCCTTGAGGCGACGCTTGGGTCCAGTCCTAACCTGGACCTCAGAGCAGAAGTTGGGAAGAAAGCAGTTCTGGAAGATGTCTGGAAGACTAGTCTGGGTGGTCCCAGTAGCTCTAAGTGTGTGTTTAGGGAGGCAGGAGGCTctctgagctggggaggggggcgggggaggacaGGGTTGTCCCGAGTCAGGGCAGGTGCACCTGGCCCTCCACCCTTCCCAGAGAAAATTTCAGTGGCTAAGAGAAAGATCCGATAGCATTTTCCAAATCTGGATATTCGGCTTTATCAACCTCGCACACAGGTCATGGTTGCATTCCTTCTAGTATAGCATAAAATGCAGATTTGTTCAACAAGTGAGAACGTAGTGTAAAGGAGAATCAGAAATCTTTCAGCATCCAGGGCCAATCATGGGTCTGAGACCTCTGCGGTAAGTGGAACAGGGCCTCATGCTTGGTTTAATAATTTGGTTGAACGTTTTGCTGTCACGGTCTCGAAAcgattaaataatattttgagcaAAGAGTCCCAGATTTTCGTTTTGCACTGGACTCTGCAAATTGTGTAGCAACTTCTGGGCCACAAGCCGTACCACACATACGCTCCGGTGGTCCCCTCAACGTTTTGGCTTTCTAGGGCCCAAAAACGCCCCTCTCTCTCCAGGCGAGAGCTTCTGGAAGCGGCAGAGCTCCCATCCCGCGCAGAGCCATGGCCGAACCTGGAGAGCAACTGCCAGAGGAGGTGCTGGCGCTCATCTTTCGCCACCTGCCCCTGCGGGACCGTGCCGCCGCCGCCAGGGTCTGCAGAGCGTGGGCTGCTGCTGCTACCTGCAGCGTCGTGTGGCGTGATACGACCATCAGGTGAGcgggctcctccctctcctgacGCCCTCccgccttctccctttctccatgGAGTCGCGGGTTGGGGATAtccatatttaaaagaataatcattactaacatttattgatcgCCTACTATGTACCAACCGGTGTTCTAAGTAccttacatatattaatttaatcCCCACGAAAACCTTACGTGGTAAATAGGTAGAATTATCTCCATTGCACAGAtaggaaattgaggcagagaaATTTAATTACTTCCTACAGGTCACTCAGCGAAGTGGTAGCAGAGGCAGAATGGGAACTTGACAGTCCAGAGGCCACGCCCCGCTTCCTTAGAAACCTCTGAGAAAGCTCAGTTCCTAAAATATCTTTGGTTTTCCCTGGCAGGGCTTCAACTCATGGCAGACGAATCTTATGTCTTCCAAAGGGATAGGGTGGGAGTTCCCTCATAGTATCAGCGGCTATTTTGGAGGAAACCTCGCATGATCAGGACTGGGAGGTATATGTGTGGGGTGTCAGGAAGTGGGGATGGTAGCTGCACTCCAGCCTAAGAGATGGGCAGAAGCTTCTCGCGGCAAATGCCTTTTCTCCACGGTTCTAACCACAAGTTTCGACTGTGAGCGAGAAGGCACGCTGCTACCATATCTGTCTGCCTGCCTGGACCACATTCACAACCTACAGCTGGAGTTTGAGCCGTCGAGGGAACCGAGCCGCCGGGCGGCCACTGAGCTGCTGACCGCACTGGCGGGCCGCACTCCGGGGCTTCGAAGCCTGCGCCTGGAGTGCCGCGGAGAAAAGCCGCTCTTCGACGCAGGCCGCGACATCCTGGACGCTGTGCACGCCATCTGCTGGGCGGCCAGCGCGCTGCACCACCTCGACCTTCGGCGCTTGCCTTTTACACTGGACGACGCGCTGGTGCTGCAAGCGGCACGCGGCTGCCCCGAGCTCCGCAGCCTTTTCCTGGACAACTGCACGCTGGTGGGCAGCGTGAGACCCGACTCTGTGCTCGAGCTACTAGAAGCCTGCCCGCGCCTGCGTGCCCTCGGCCTGCACCTAGCCAGCCTGTCGGGCGCTGTCCTCCAGGTGCTGGCGGCGCCGGGCCGCGCGCCTTTCGCTCTCCTGGCCCTACGGTGCGCGTGCCCTGAGGACGCACGCGCGCCGCCCCTGCCCGAGGAAGCCTGGGCCGCGGTGCGCCGCCGCCACCCAGGACTGGCcgtggagctggagctggagccagcGCTGCCTGCCGAGAGCGTGAGGCGCGTCCTGCAGCCTGCCGTGCCGGTGGCTGCGCTACGCCTCAGCCTCTCTGGGGATACGGTAGGCCCGGTGTGCTTTGCAGCGCGCCACTACGGAGCAACTTTGCGCGCGCTCGAGGTGCGCGCCGCTGCCTCAGCGGAGCTGGACGCCGCGCTGGAGCTGCTGGCGGCGCGCTGCGCGGGCCTGCGCGAAGTACACTGCTTCTGCGTGGTACGACCCTCTGTGCTGCACGCCTTCCGCGCGCACTGTTCGCGCCTGCGCAGCTACACGCTCAAACTAACGCGGGAGCCGCATCCCTGGCTGCCCACGCCTGTGGCGTGATGGGGTAGCCGCCTCTCCAGCAAACGTGTGGCCACTGAGGTGCTGGATCCACTTGCCCAGGCGTGCGCCAAGTGCTGGCCCGCTCCTTCGAGACTCTGTCGCGTCTTGTGCCTCTGGAAGATAAGAGCCTGTGAGATAGCCTCGGGCGGGACCATCCCAGGACGTCCTGAGTCCTCTGGGTGGATCTCCGTAATGGGATTATTCTCCCCCAAGCCCACTCCACTGCGGACACTACGCTAACTCCGCGGCACTGGAAtgtgaggaggagggggtggagggaggacacTAGACCAGGCGGCGGCTCAGGTGTGAGtgtgaaataaacaaatcctGCAGTAGCACTGCGTCCTCTGGAAGGCGGGGATGGCTCTGAATGGGGAGGCGGGGAACCCTCAGAGGTCCAAGGACCCGACCGGGCCGGCGTGGGAGAGATCGGTTGTACCCATGCGGCTATGGAGGTCAGGGGGCGGGGCACTCCGCATCCTTGGAATGACAACGCCTCAGAGTTCTGCGGGAGGGTGCCAGCTCCTCCTCAGCGCACCCGCCTCTGCCGTCTCTATCCAGGCAATGGCCATCGCCTTCTAGGACTTTTCCAGCCCTCACCGGGCCGCGTACGGGTGATATTTCCCgaagaacaaaggaggaaacgGCCTGCGAAGGGTGGAACTTGAACCCGGGTCTTCCTCCCCACCGCACCCCTCCACTCACGTTCGATCCCAGCCTTCCTTTTCTATCTGTTGGTGCTGCGGCCGCGGTCTGAGCCCCGCCCCGCGGGTTCGCACGTGGCCCCCACCTGACCCGTCGCCCGGAGGCGGAGTAGGGCGGGGCGGGCGGCAAACGCAGCATTTTCCGCGGCTTTGACAAGCCCGCGGCGCCCGGCCCGAGCGCTTAGCCGGCCGAGACTGCGCCATGCAGGAAGCGCCAGCCGCGCTGCCCACGGAGCCGGGCCCCAGCCCCGTGCCTGCCTTCCTCGGCAAGCTATGGGCGCTGGTGGGCGACCCGGGGACCGACCACCTGATCCGCTGGAGCCCGGTGAGGGCTGGGGCCCCTCGACTTCCCCAGTGGTCCCCGGGATCTTTCCACGTCAGTGAACATCACTACCACCCAACCCCCGCCTGGGACGGGGCTGTGGGTCCCTCGATGCAGCTGTCCAGTGTAGTTTACCTTGGAGGGGGTGTGTGAGATGGAGGTGAGGCGACTTCCTCCAGACGGAGGAAAGGGTAGGAGCCTTCTGGAGACCTAGAGCCTGAGGGCTTTTCGAGGTTATTTcgttcccaccccaccccaacagaCAGGAAAACAGAGACTTGGAGAAGAGAAGGGCTCGGTTTGGTTCTAGCTCAGAGTGACATCTTGGGCCTGGGACCCGTCCAGGGCTGGAACCCAAGTTTGGCTTCTGCTCTTTCTTTCCGAGTACCCAGTACGGAGTCTGGGTCGGGGTAGGGTAGGGATTCGCTGAGGTCGTCCCAGCCTAGGCCTCAGAGAGGCTCTGGCATGGCCTTGTCCCATGTCTCCAGGAGCAGCAGGCCGGGTCCCCATCGTGAGTACGAgtgtagtgtgtgtatgtgtgtgtgtgtgcgcgtgtgtgcgcgcgcgcgccaGAGCGCTTGCCTGGCCGTGGGCGGGCACGGCTCACTGTCGTCCGGTCTCCGCCCGGACGGTCGGTGGGCGGGCGGCGTTCTTGGCAGAGCGGGACCAGTTTCCTCGTAAGCGACCAGAGCCGTTTCGCCAAGGAAGTGCTGCCCCAATACTTCAAGCACAGCAACATGGCGAGCTTTGTGCGGCAGCTCAACATGTGTGAGTCCCCAAGACCGGGCGGGAAGTGGGTGCGAGTGATTTGGTGTGCGGGGATGGAGCAATTCACGCCCCCACATCCCTTCCCTAGACGGTTTTCGGAAGGTGGTGAGCATCGAGCAGGGTGGCCTGCTCAGGCCGGAGCGCGACCACGTCGAGTTCCAGCACCCGAGCTTCGTACGCGGCCGAGAACAACTACTGGAACGTGTGCGGCGCAAGGTGGGGGCGGCCTTCAGTAACCAGCAACCCCTGGTGGAGGTGTTGAGAAGGCTGGCGCTGTTCTAGTTGACTCTGAACTGATGGTGCCTCCCACCTGCAGGTGCCTGCGCTGCGCAGCGACGACGGCCGCTGGCGCCCCGAGGACTTGGGCCGGCTGCTGGGCGAGGTGCAGGCTTTGCGGGGAGTGCAGGAGAGCACCGAGGCGCGGCTGCGGGAGCTCAGGcagtgcggggggagggggcgtaggagggtagggagggagaagggagtctGGGCGAGAGGACACCGGCTTCCAGGCATTTCTGGACAGCTCCTTCCTCTCTCATGTCTCGGTGCCTCCATCCAGACAAATGGGCTGGGCTGTGGAACTCTGTTCTGTGTGAATGGACGCTCATCCGAGTAGTAGTGGGTTTAGACCTACCATTCTGTGGAGGGTGGTGACTGCATGGACTCTCAGATGCCTCAGCACCCTCCCACGCCCTCCCGCAGGCAGAACGAGATCTTATGGAGGGAGGTGGTGACTCTGCGGCAGAGCCACGGTCAGCAGCACCGAGTCATTGGCAAGgtgctcttcttcccttcccccacttctctctACCACTGCTGAACACACCTACCTCCTCCGCCCAAGGCTTCAGATCCGCTTGGAAGTGCCTTGTTGGGTGGGGACAATCTCCGAAGTATGAATTAaccctttgctttctctttagcTGATCCAGTGCCTCTTTGGGCCGCTTCAGACAGGATCCAGCAGCGCAGGAGCTAAGAGAAAGCTGTGAGTGACAAAGTTAAGGGatgtccacccccccccacacacacacacacttccaggAGCCTCCCTGCCAGAGGCCCCATGCAGGGACTCCTTCTCCTCCGGAAGCCCTCTCACCAGGAATCCTCATTCTTCTTCCCTGCACTACAGTTTTCCTCATCCCTTGGCAACCTCCCCAAAGTCACCCCTTGgactttccctctctccccccaatTCTACCAAGTACCCCCATTTCCAGATTCCCTGTGTTCTCAAATTTTCCCCCCAGcagccccttccccctcaccccagaGCATCCCAACAGCAGAGGGTCTGGGGTTCAAaccatgctccctccctcccctctccaccctcAAAGGCCCCCCATTTCTGGGGGGAGCCCCTTCTGCCTCCAGCATGTGACTGATGCCCTGGCAACAGGCCTCAGCTCTGCTGACTTGGCTACTGGGGCCTGAGGGAGGGAGGTGCGGGCTGAGAGGCATGGGGGATGAACCTGCCTTGCCCCCTGTACAGGTCCCTGATGCTGGATGAGGGGAGCTCATGCCCACCACCAGCCAAATTCAATGCCTGTCCCCTGCCTGGTGCCCTCTTACAGGACCCCTACTTTATCCAGTCGGTAGGTTTttgctcctcctcccttccctagGGCACAGCTGGGCTAATGGAGAGCCTATTCCTTTCCCCCATGTCCCTaacaggaagagaaggcagaggccagcctctcctcccccaccccagatccAGGCTCCCCAGCACAGACTGAGCCTCCCCCCTCAAACCTTACTCCTTAGACCTGGTCTGTGTGGGTACTGGTtgggttctgcttctccctgttgCTTGAGGGGAAGGACTGGGCTTAGTCATCTACTTACAGCCCCTCCCAGAGACCACCTTGGGCCTCAGCAGCTGTCACAGGGCCAGGGGCCCTATCATCTCTGACATCCATGAAGACTCTCCATCCCCTGACGGGACCAGGCTTTCTCCTTCCAGTGGTGGCAGGAGGTGAGACAGACCGGGCCACCCTCTGGGGAGCTTGTGGGGGAGGTCCTGGCAGCGCAGATGGCtgtgggggtaggggggaggtCAGTGCCAGGGTCTGGTTGAAGCTTTTCTCTGGTGCAGGGAGAAGGGCCTGGCACTGCTCAAAGAAGAGCCGGCCAGCCCAGGGGGGGAAGGCGAGGCCGGGCTGGCCCTGGCCCCAAACGAGTGTGACTTCTGCGTGACAGCCCCCCCGCCACTGCCTGTGGCTGTGGTGCAGGCCATCCTGGAAGGGAAAGGGAACTTCAGCCCCGAGGGGCCCAGGAATACCCAACAGCCTGAACCAAGGGGTCCCAGGGAGGTACCTGACAGGTGAGCAAAGAGTTGATTCTTGACTGTGAGCCCTGTGGGCCACTTTTGCAGATAGACCACTGCTAATTAACTTCCCAGCCTTGTCTGCACCTTGTGGCTGAGGGGAAGGTCAGTCAATATGATCTGACCAGATTTCTCAGAGGTGCTCTATAAAGAGTACCACTGTCAGAGTGCCCTGCAAAGTAGCAACTCCCATCAGGTCAATCAGTCTATCTAGGGTAGAACCCCGGAATCTGTATTGTAACAGAGTTCATTTCGGTTACTGGAAACATTGTAAAGTACATAATTGTTTAAGAACCACTGGTGTTGACAATTCCAAAGAAAAGGGACATATCCCAAGACCCCAGTTCCATAACCCAAACCTCAAGTTATAGCTAGGAAGCAGAGGCACTCTTTAAGCACACTGTAGGTGGGGAATCCTCTCCTACCATTTTGTAGATGTCCGATTTTGATCCTGATGTATCCAGGTTTCTTGGGAACCTAATGGGGGGTGAACATTGGAGACCGACAGCAGTTCTCTGTGT
This genomic window from Ursus arctos isolate Adak ecotype North America unplaced genomic scaffold, UrsArc2.0 scaffold_19, whole genome shotgun sequence contains:
- the HSF4 gene encoding heat shock factor protein 4 isoform X3; protein product: MQEAPAALPTEPGPSPVPAFLGKLWALVGDPGTDHLIRWSPSGTSFLVSDQSRFAKEVLPQYFKHSNMASFVRQLNMYGFRKVVSIEQGGLLRPERDHVEFQHPSFVRGREQLLERVRRKVPALRSDDGRWRPEDLGRLLGEVQALRGVQESTEARLRELRQQNEILWREVVTLRQSHGQQHRVIGKLIQCLFGPLQTGSSSAGAKRKLSLMLDEGSSCPPPAKFNACPLPGALLQDPYFIQSPLPETTLGLSSCHRARGPIISDIHEDSPSPDGTRLSPSSGGRREKGLALLKEEPASPGGEGEAGLALAPNECDFCVTAPPPLPVAVVQAILEGKGNFSPEGPRNTQQPEPRGPREVPDRGTLGLERGGWSPEHLLSPMLLRAPPESVEPAGPLDVLGPNLQGREWTLMDLDMELSLMQPLGPERSETELAVKGLNSPGPVPGSPGRPAPAAAAAAPTPTPPSPFCLVIYCPAEARPVSGAARNA
- the FBXL8 gene encoding F-box/LRR-repeat protein 8 isoform X2, translated to MGKGGPRKARASGSGRAPIPRRAMAEPGEQLPEEVLALIFRHLPLRDRAAAARVCRAWAAAATCSVVWRDTTISFDCEREGTLLPYLSACLDHIHNLQLEFEPSREPSRRAATELLTALAGRTPGLRSLRLECRGEKPLFDAGRDILDAVHAICWAASALHHLDLRRLPFTLDDALVLQAARGCPELRSLFLDNCTLVGSVRPDSVLELLEACPRLRALGLHLASLSGAVLQVLAAPGRAPFALLALRCACPEDARAPPLPEEAWAAVRRRHPGLAVELELEPALPAESVRRVLQPAVPVAALRLSLSGDTVGPVCFAARHYGATLRALEVRAAASAELDAALELLAARCAGLREVHCFCVVRPSVLHAFRAHCSRLRSYTLKLTREPHPWLPTPVA
- the HSF4 gene encoding heat shock factor protein 4 isoform X2, which gives rise to MQEAPAALPTEPGPSPVPAFLGKLWALVGDPGTDHLIRWSPSGTSFLVSDQSRFAKEVLPQYFKHSNMASFVRQLNMYGFRKVVSIEQGGLLRPERDHVEFQHPSFVRGREQLLERVRRKVPALRSDDGRWRPEDLGRLLGEVQALRGVQESTEARLRELRQQNEILWREVVTLRQSHGQQHRVIGKLIQCLFGPLQTGSSSAGAKRKLSLMLDEGSSCPPPAKFNACPLPGALLQDPYFIQSPLPETTLGLSSCHRARGPIISDIHEDSPSPDGTRLSPSSGGRREKGLALLKEEPASPGGEGEAGLALAPNECDFCVTAPPPLPVAVVQAILEGKGNFSPEGPRNTQQPEPRGPREVPDRGTLGLERGGWSPEHLLSPMLLRAPPESVEPAGPLDVLGPNLQGREWTLMDLDMELSLMQPLGPERSETELAVKGLNSPGPGKDSTLGAPLLLDVQAALGGPALGLPGALTIYSTPESRASYLGPGANPSP
- the FBXL8 gene encoding F-box/LRR-repeat protein 8 isoform X4 — encoded protein: MAEPGEQLPEEVLALIFRHLPLRDRAAAARVCRAWAAAATCSVVWRDTTISFDCEREGTLLPYLSACLDHIHNLQLEFEPSREPSRRAATELLTALAGRTPGLRSLRLECRGEKPLFDAGRDILDAVHAICWAASALHHLDLRRLPFTLDDALVLQAARGCPELRSLFLDNCTLVGSVRPDSVLELLEACPRLRALGLHLASLSGAVLQVLAAPGRAPFALLALRCACPEDARAPPLPEEAWAAVRRRHPGLAVELELEPALPAESVRRVLQPAVPVAALRLSLSGDTVGPVCFAARHYGATLRALEVRAAASAELDAALELLAARCAGLREVHCFCVVRPSVLHAFRAHCSRLRSYTLKLTREPHPWLPTPVA
- the FBXL8 gene encoding F-box/LRR-repeat protein 8 isoform X3; its protein translation is MGLRPLRRELLEAAELPSRAEPWPNLESNCQRRCWRSSFATCPCGTVPPPPGSAERGLLLLPAASCGVIRPSGTLLPYLSACLDHIHNLQLEFEPSREPSRRAATELLTALAGRTPGLRSLRLECRGEKPLFDAGRDILDAVHAICWAASALHHLDLRRLPFTLDDALVLQAARGCPELRSLFLDNCTLVGSVRPDSVLELLEACPRLRALGLHLASLSGAVLQVLAAPGRAPFALLALRCACPEDARAPPLPEEAWAAVRRRHPGLAVELELEPALPAESVRRVLQPAVPVAALRLSLSGDTVGPVCFAARHYGATLRALEVRAAASAELDAALELLAARCAGLREVHCFCVVRPSVLHAFRAHCSRLRSYTLKLTREPHPWLPTPVA
- the HSF4 gene encoding heat shock factor protein 4 isoform X4, which produces MQEAPAALPTEPGPSPVPAFLGKLWALVGDPGTDHLIRWSPSGTSFLVSDQSRFAKEVLPQYFKHSNMASFVRQLNMYGFRKVVSIEQGGLLRPERDHVEFQHPSFVRGREQLLERVRRKVPALRSDDGRWRPEDLGRLLGEVQALRGVQESTEARLRELRQQNEILWREVVTLRQSHGQQHRVIGKLIQCLFGPLQTGSSSAGAKRKLSLMLDEGSSCPPPAKFNACPLPGALLQDPYFIQSPLPETTLGLSSCHRARGPIISDIHEDSPSPDGTRLSPSSGGRRGTLGLERGGWSPEHLLSPMLLRAPPESVEPAGPLDVLGPNLQGREWTLMDLDMELSLMQPLGPERSETELAVKGLNSPGPGKDSTLGAPLLLDVQAALGGPALGLPGALTIYSTPESRASYLGPGANPSP
- the FBXL8 gene encoding F-box/LRR-repeat protein 8 isoform X1, which produces MRVGKRDVARGFAAQSSQAVWVGDPRAAEEREVSGLRPLPTVAPAGQEGGGSPNRFQLPVASALRWGREAPERRELLEAAELPSRAEPWPNLESNCQRRCWRSSFATCPCGTVPPPPGSAERGLLLLPAASCGVIRPSGTLLPYLSACLDHIHNLQLEFEPSREPSRRAATELLTALAGRTPGLRSLRLECRGEKPLFDAGRDILDAVHAICWAASALHHLDLRRLPFTLDDALVLQAARGCPELRSLFLDNCTLVGSVRPDSVLELLEACPRLRALGLHLASLSGAVLQVLAAPGRAPFALLALRCACPEDARAPPLPEEAWAAVRRRHPGLAVELELEPALPAESVRRVLQPAVPVAALRLSLSGDTVGPVCFAARHYGATLRALEVRAAASAELDAALELLAARCAGLREVHCFCVVRPSVLHAFRAHCSRLRSYTLKLTREPHPWLPTPVA
- the HSF4 gene encoding heat shock factor protein 4 isoform X1 codes for the protein MQEAPAALPTEPGPSPVPAFLGKLWALVGDPGTDHLIRWSPSGTSFLVSDQSRFAKEVLPQYFKHSNMASFVRQLNMYGFRKVVSIEQGGLLRPERDHVEFQHPSFVRGREQLLERVRRKVPALRSDDGRWRPEDLGRLLGEVQALRGVQESTEARLRELRQQNEILWREVVTLRQSHGQQHRVIGKLIQCLFGPLQTGSSSAGAKRKLSLMLDEGSSCPPPAKFNACPLPGALLQDPYFIQSPLPETTLGLSSCHRARGPIISDIHEDSPSPDGTRLSPSSGGRREKGLALLKEEPASPGGEGEAGLALAPNECDFCVTAPPPLPVAVVQAILEGKGNFSPEGPRNTQQPEPRGPREVPDRGTLGLERGGWSPEHLLSPMLLRAPPESVEPAGPLDVLGPNLQGREWTLMDLDMELSLMQPLGPERSETELAVKGLNSPGPGKSCGDSRPWSELPELDGLGSLCFGGKSPEFRLPLGELFRLPIFSPLSKSGQVENGCFISTDQRAGQVRLSFLKKRRKSCLSLLSMAQSS
- the HSF4 gene encoding heat shock factor protein 4 isoform X5, whose product is MQEAPAALPTEPGPSPVPAFLGKLWALVGDPGTDHLIRWSPSGTSFLVSDQSRFAKEVLPQYFKHSNMASFVRQLNMYGFRKVVSIEQGGLLRPERDHVEFQHPSFVRGREQLLERVRRKVPALRSDDGRWRPEDLGRLLGEVQALRGVQESTEARLRELRQQNEILWREVVTLRQSHGQQHRVIGKLIQCLFGPLQTGSSSAGAKRKLSLMLDEGSSCPPPAKFNACPLPGALLQDPYFIQSSSTYSPSQRPPWASAAVTGPGALSSLTSMKTLHPLTGPGFLLPVVAGAPPPLPVAVVQAILEGKGNFSPEGPRNTQQPEPRGPREVPDRGTLGLERGGWSPEHLLSPMLLRAPPESVEPAGPLDVLGPNLQGREWTLMDLDMELSLMQPLGPERSETELAVKGLNSPGPGKDSTLGAPLLLDVQAALGGPALGLPGALTIYSTPESRASYLGPGANPSP